CATCGCACGAGCGGCGTTTGAGGAGGTAGTCCGAGAACTACCGATGGACAGCCCAGTGGTTCGCCAGTACCTGAGGTACTTCACGTCTGGGGAACCGGTACCCCAAAACGATGAGTTGGAAGCAGAAGTGGGCGATGATCCACTAGAAATTGTCTCAGTGCAGTTCTGGACGCAGTGGGTACAGACCGGGTCGGATAAAGATTATCGTCGGTATCAGGCAGTAGACGCCCTCACATGGGCGGTCATGTTGGCTGACGGTGACCCCGAGGTGTCCTATCGGGCGGCTGACGAAACCGTGTATCGGACTCTGCTGACGTTCGCCGAAGATCCCGAGCGTCGAGAAGCTGTCCTATCCATTGTCCAGAAGCGACTCGGTGTCATTTGACCCCCCTCGCTCACCTCTGTTTCAGCGACCACCGACGGGATATCTTCGTCGCATGAGGATCGGCCTACCGGCTCGTTCACCCGACGTCAGTAGTGGTCCCGAGCCTGCAAGACGACGATGTGGTCTTCGGTGACGTAGTACACGAGGCGGTTTGCTTCGTCGATCCTGCGTGACCACGCGCCGGCCAGCACGTGCTTGAGCGGTTCTGGTTTGCCAATGCCGATGAATGGGTCGCGAAGTACGTGGGCGATGAGTTGATTGTTGCGTTTGAGTGTTTTGCGGTCTTGGGTCTGCCAGTAGACGTAGTCCTCCCACCCATTCGGATCAAAGGCAAGCGTTCGGGTCACGAGTCCAGAAGGTCGTGTTTCTCGAACTCGCCACGCCGCGCGCGTTCGATCGCCCCGAGCAGTCGTTCGGCGTTTGCAGGATTGCGCAGGAGATAGGCGGTCTCTGCCATCGCGTCGTAGTCGTCTTTGGACATGATCACTGCGTTGCCGTGCCGGGATACGACCTCGACCGGGGTGTGGTCGTCGTTGACTTGTTGAATAAGCCCGAACAGGCCCTTGCGCGCGTCAGTTGCTGTGATTGCAGTCATAACCCCTCCTACCAATGGTACTAAATAGCGTACCACTGGCAGTCCGTGACGCGTCTACGCCACATCGAGTACGGGCTACCCAACCCGATCGGTCGCCAAGCGTCTGGCGACCGGTGAACGATCCACTTGCGGACGCGGTCACCTCGACCGGGTTCCGTAGAGAGCACCCGAGTGGGACGGCTCCAGCGATCTGAGCGCCGAGCACCCATTCGTCGCTGGCCGTCGCCGGTGACCGTTCGTCCTACGAGACGACTATTCGCCGCATTGACGCAACAACTCAGCCAGTGATCTCGCTCCCCGTTCAGGGTGCCGATACTGCGTGGGTGGTCTGCGGTGTGTCCTGCGCTGACAAGTGTCCCAGCAGCTCAAGGCCAAGAGTGTGAGTGGCACCTACGAGGTCGACCACTTGCGTGTGCACACCTAGTACGACTATCTGAGATAGTAATTTGAGCAGTTGCTCAATACGATTTGGAGCTCGACATGGCCGTCATCAACACCGCTGGTACGAACCCGGCTCAACACTCATTTCGGTTGTTTATCCTCGTCGCCTTCGCTGGCGGGCTCTGGCTGATGGCGGTCCTGGGGATGTTGACGA
This portion of the Dermatophilaceae bacterium Sec6.4 genome encodes:
- a CDS encoding Txe/YoeB family addiction module toxin, producing MTRTLAFDPNGWEDYVYWQTQDRKTLKRNNQLIAHVLRDPFIGIGKPEPLKHVLAGAWSRRIDEANRLVYYVTEDHIVVLQARDHY
- a CDS encoding type II toxin-antitoxin system prevent-host-death family antitoxin, with the protein product MTAITATDARKGLFGLIQQVNDDHTPVEVVSRHGNAVIMSKDDYDAMAETAYLLRNPANAERLLGAIERARRGEFEKHDLLDS